A segment of the Candidatus Methylomirabilota bacterium genome:
TGCGTCGGGATGAGGCCGAAGAGACGGTACTCGAAACCCTGGGCAAAGAACCTGATGGGGACCTTCACCTCCGGGTCGGCGACGTAGACGCGCTTGAAGGTCTGGGGGTCCCGCGCGCCCTTGAACCCGTGCACGTAGGGGGCGAATCGCCCGCCGTCGAACCAGTAGAGGCGTTGCGGCGGCATCAGCGAGCGCTGCGCCTCGGACACGTTGGGGTCCGCGTAAGCGAGGAAGTCCGCGCCGATGACCACCATGTAGAAGAGCGCGATGACCGCCGCGCTCACCAGCGCCACCTTGTGCTTGCGGAAGCGCCACCACATGAGCTGCCACTGCGAGGCGACGAACACCCGCTGGTCACCGAGCTTGACGCGCTCTTCGGGCGCGGGCACGGGATCGAGAAGCGTCTCGGGCCGCGCCATCACGTGTCCTCGATCCGGATACGGGGATCGATCCAGACGAGCAGGATGTCGGAGATCAAGGTGCCCGCCACCGTCATCACGCCGAGCAGCAGCACGATCGTGCCGGCGAGGAACATGTCCTGGGCGATCAGCGCCTTGAGGAGCAGCGGGCCCACCGTGGGCAGGCCGAGCACGAGGGAGACGATGATGCTGCCCGAGACGATGTACGGCAGCGTGTACCCGATGGTGCTCGCGAAAGGGTTCAGCGCCACGCGCACCGGGTACTTGAGCACCACGGTGCGCTCCGGCAGCCCCTTCGAGCGCGCGGTCACCACGTAGGGCTTGCGCAGCTCGTCCAGCAGGTTCGCCCGCATGATCCGGATCTGCTGCGCGGTGCCCGCCAGCCCCAGGATGAGAGCAGGGATGGGCAGGTGCTTGGCGAGGTCCCACACCTTCGCCGAGCCCCAGGGGGCGTCCTGGAGCTCTGGGGAGAACAATCCCCCGATGTTGGCATTGAAGAAGACGAAGCCGAAATAGAGGATGACCAGCGCGAGCAGGAAGTTGGGCACGGCGAGCCCGATGAAGCCGATGAAGGTGGCCACGTAGTCGCCCACCGAGTACTGGCGCACCGCCGAGTAGATGCCGATGGGGAGCGCGAGCGTCCAGGTGAGGATGAGGGCCGACACCGACACCACAACGGTGAGCCACAGGCGCTCGCCGATCACCTCGGTGACCGGACGTCGCCACTCCATGGACATGCCGAAGTTGCCCTGCACGACCAGCTTCATCCACTTGAGGTACTGGATGTAGATGGGTTGGCCCAGTCCGTACTGGATGCGCAGAGTCTGGGCCTCCTCGTCGGACACCACGCTGCCCATCGAGGCCATCTGCGCGATGTACGACGTGACGTAGTCGCCGGGCGGGAGCTGGATGATGGCAAAGGACAGCACGGAGATCGCCCACACGGTAAAGATCGCGAGGAGCGCGCGGCGACCGATGTAGGCGAGCATAGCGCGGGACCCTCTCCCCGTCTCCTCACCAGACCGCGTGAGGAGACGGGGGAGAGGGAGGCTCCGCTAGTTCTTGAAGTAGAAGGTAATGGGGCGGGAGATGCCCGGGGTCTTGCCGTCGGGGCTGTTGTACATGCGCGACGGGATGTTGCCCATGTTGTTCTTGACCACCCGCACCCCCATGGACGCTGGGCCCTGGCCCACCACCCCGATGATGTAGACCTCCTCGGCCGCGATCCGCCAGACATCCTTGCCGAGCTGGATCCGCTCCTTCTCCGGCACGCCGAAGGCCTTCTTCCACTTCTCCATGAGCTCCTTCATCCGCGGCTCGGGCTCCTTGCCCTGCGCTCCCGCGGAGTGGAACCACTTCACGTAGAGCGGTCCGGACGTCGCCACCGAGGAGAGCTCGAAGGGGAACACGTGCAACGGGAAGGTGAAGAGGTGCTCGCTCCCGTCGTTGTTCCAGGCCGCGAGCTGCTGCTCGTTGTTCGCCGTGCGCTGGAGGGCCAGGCTCCGCTCCACCTCCTGCACCTTCAGATCGATGCCGATCTTCTTCCACTGCTC
Coding sequences within it:
- a CDS encoding ABC transporter permease, whose translation is MLAYIGRRALLAIFTVWAISVLSFAIIQLPPGDYVTSYIAQMASMGSVVSDEEAQTLRIQYGLGQPIYIQYLKWMKLVVQGNFGMSMEWRRPVTEVIGERLWLTVVVSVSALILTWTLALPIGIYSAVRQYSVGDYVATFIGFIGLAVPNFLLALVILYFGFVFFNANIGGLFSPELQDAPWGSAKVWDLAKHLPIPALILGLAGTAQQIRIMRANLLDELRKPYVVTARSKGLPERTVVLKYPVRVALNPFASTIGYTLPYIVSGSIIVSLVLGLPTVGPLLLKALIAQDMFLAGTIVLLLGVMTVAGTLISDILLVWIDPRIRIEDT